Part of the Actinomycetota bacterium genome is shown below.
GAATCCCGGCGTGCCCCAACCCTCGGGCAGGTTCTCCTCCAACCAGGCCCGGATCTCCGTGCGGAACTCCTCGGCTTCGGGCGGGTAGCTCAGATCCATGGCCCCTATCTTCCTCCGACACCTCGCGAACGAACCAGCACGCTCTCGAACCAACACGCTATTTAGCCAGCGAGGTCACCAGGCCCGCCTGCCCGAGGTGGTACGTGACCATGATCGCCACCGGAGCCCAGGCGCGCGGCCGCACGAAGCGGTTCGTGGCGATGAGGGCGTCCGACGCGAAGAAGAGCGACGCGCCCGCCGCCGCGAGGACGTTGCCGGTGGCCAGCGCGCAAGTGACCATCGCGCTGATCACCGCCATGTAGGCGAGGACGGGCCCCGTGAGCTCGGCGTGCGGGCCACGGCGCACGGCCACCACCACGGGGGTGCCCACCGCGGCCGCGACCGTCGCAACCACCGCGGCGGACACCACGACGGCCGCCGCCGACGTCTCGCCGATGCGGAGACCGACGACATAGGCGACGTGGCCGGCGAGGAACGACACGAGCCCGGCCAGGAAGCGGTCGCGCGGGAGCATGAGGAATACGTCGCCCACCAACGAGAGGACGAGGGCCGCGACGAACCACGCGCGCCGCGCGTCCACCACCGGTTGGAGGATGAGCGCGACAACAACGAGCGCGACCATCGTGGCCGGTTTGCACACGTACTCGAGCCGCTTGTGCCCGCCCGCCACCGCTGTCCAGTCGCCCACCGCAAGCCCGGCCGCCACCGCGAGGGCGAGCCAGGCCGTCGCCGTCATGCCGGCAGTTTCTAGTCCCCCGGCCCCTAGAGTGCGCCCCCGGTGCGACCGGTGCTCCTCGTCCTCGCCTGTGCCGTCCTGCTGACGGGTGCAGCCGACGCGCCGGCCGCGACGCTGAGCCGCGAGCGCGGCGTGGACAACGCCTACCGGCAGGGACTCGCCCACTTCGGTGACGGGTGGATCTTCTCTGGCACCAACGGCTTGTGGCGCGTCGCGGACGACCTCCACGTCGAGGTCGCCAACACCTCGCCGATCCCCGACGACCTCCGCGGCCGCGGCTACGACCGCATCGGCGACGTCGACGTGGCGGGTGCCTACCTCTATGTGCCGCTCGCACAACCCGACGACCGGCGCGACGAGCAGGTCGTCGCGCGTTACGACGCGAAGACGCTGCGGTTCATCGACTCGGTCACGCTGCGGCAACATGAGATCGCGTTCGTCTCCGTCGACGCGCAGTCGGGCACCGCGTACTCGATGGGCCGCCTCGGAGGCGACGAGGTGCTGCGCTACGACCTCGGCGGCCTGCGTTGGCGCCGTCTCCCGTCCCTTCACCTCCGCCGTCGGGTGGAGAGGGTGCGGGGCGCGGACGTGGACGCGGGTTTCATGTACCTGTCGACGTCCGACCCGGGGAACACGCTGTACCGGGTCGACCTCGGCAGCGGTGCGGTGATCGACCTGGGCTCGGCCGGGCGGCGGGGCGACGAGGGGGCGGGCATCGACGTCACACCCCTGGCGACAGGGCGCATCCACACGCTCACCATCGCCGCCGACGACGTGTCGGTGCACCTGGAGGACTACCGCGTCCCGACCGCTCCGAGGACCGGTTCGGCCGAGCAGGTGATCATCGTCGTCACCGTGGCGGCCACGCTCGTCGCCACGATCGTC
Proteins encoded:
- a CDS encoding lysoplasmalogenase, producing the protein MCTRRPSLLAGGSAPPPARQPDDDDRGDERGRHGDDDDHLLGRTGPRSGRDAVVLQVHRHVVGGDGERVDAPCRQGCDVDARPLVAPPPGRAQVDHRTAAEVDPVQRVPRVGRRQVHETRVHVRAPHPLHPTAEVKGRETAPTQAAEVVAQHLVASEAAHRVRGARLRVDGDERDLMLPQRDRVDEPQRLRVVTRDDLLVAPVVGLCERHIEVGTRHVDVADAVVAAAAEVVGDRRGVGDLDVEVVRDAPQAVGAREDPPVTEVGESLPVGVVHAALAAQRRGRRVGCTRQQDGTGEDEEHRSHRGRTLGAGGLETAGMTATAWLALAVAAGLAVGDWTAVAGGHKRLEYVCKPATMVALVVVALILQPVVDARRAWFVAALVLSLVGDVFLMLPRDRFLAGLVSFLAGHVAYVVGLRIGETSAAAVVVSAAVVATVAAAVGTPVVVAVRRGPHAELTGPVLAYMAVISAMVTCALATGNVLAAAGASLFFASDALIATNRFVRPRAWAPVAIMVTYHLGQAGLVTSLAK